One window of the Pelmatolapia mariae isolate MD_Pm_ZW linkage group LG15, Pm_UMD_F_2, whole genome shotgun sequence genome contains the following:
- the snw1 gene encoding SNW domain-containing protein 1, whose amino-acid sequence MSLTSFLPAPTQLSQDQLEAEEKLRAQKSYSTALVASRREPPPYGHRKGWIPRSLEDFGDGGAFPEIHVAQFPLEMGRKKKTSNALAVQVDAEGKIKYDAIARQGQGKDKVIFSKYTDLLPKEVLNEDAPGLQKPDEEAIQELTEKTRAALEKQVSQKIAAAMPVRAADKQAPAQYIRYTPSQQGVAFNSGAKQRVIRMVEMQKDPMEPPRFKINKKIPRGPPSPPAPVMHSPSRKMTVKEQQEWKIPPCISNWKNAKGYTIPLDKRLAADGRGLQTVHINENFAKLAEALYIADRKAREAVEMRAQVEKKMAQKEKEKKEEKLRELAQMARDRRAGIKSHGDKGGEDSEARERDEIRHDRRKERQHDRNISRAAPDKRSKLQRDQDRDVSELIALGKPNPRSSSEAQYDQRLFNQSKGMDSGFAGGEDETYNVYDQPFRSGRDMASNIYRPSKNIDKDAYADDLDSLMHNNRFAPDKEFSGADHGQRREGPVQFEEDPFGLDKFLEQAKQHGGSKRPSTSNRSKDDYHDKKRRKE is encoded by the exons ATGTCTCTGACGAG CTTTTTACCGGCGCCGACCCAGCTGTCCCAAGATCAGTTGGAGGCAGAGGAGAAGCTCCGGGCCCAGAAGTCCTACTCTACCGCCCTGGTTGCATCCCGTAGAGAGCCCCCTCCTTATGGACACAGAAAAGGCTGGATACCTCGCTCACTCGAG GACTTTGGAGATGGAGGTGCTTTCCCAGAGATCCATGTGGCTCAGTTTCCTCTGGAGATGGgtagaaagaagaagacatcaaaTGCCCTGGCAGTACAAGTGGATGCAGAAGGAAAGATTAAATATGATGCCATTGCCAGACAAGGACAGGGAAAGGATAAG GTGATCTTCAGTAAATACACAGACCTGCTTCCAAAGGAAGTTCTCAATGAAGATGCTCCAGGACTACAGAAGCCAGATGAGGAGGCTATACAAGAG CTCACAGAGAAGACCCGCGCAGCCCTGGAGAAGCAGGTGTCTCAAAAAATCGCTGCTGCCATGCCTGTAAGAGCCGCAGACAAACAAGCTCCTGCACAGTACATCAG GTACACCCCATCCCAACAGGGAGTGGCGTTTAATTCAGGGGCCAAACAGAGGGTGATCCGCATGGTGGAAATGCAGAAAGACCCCATGGAACCTCCACGTTTTAA AATCAACAAGAAGATTCCTCGTGGACCGCCTTCTCCCCCTGCCCCTGTGATGCATTCTCCAAGCAGAAAG ATGACGGTCAAGGAGCAGCAAGAGTGGAAGATTCCACCGTGCATCTCCAACTGGAAGAACGCTAAG GGCTACACCATCCCACTCGACAAACGTCTGGCTGCTGATGGGAGGGGTCTTCAAACAGTTCACATCAATGAAAACTTTGCCAAGCTGGCTGAGGCCCTCTATATTGCTGATAGAAAG GCCAGAGAGGCCGTGGAGATGCGAGCTCAGGTAGAGAAGAAGATGGCTCAGAAGGAGAAGGAAAAGAAGGAGGAGAAGCTGAGGGAGCTGGCCCAAATGGCTCGAGATCGCAGGGCAGGGATCAAAAGTCACGGTGACAAAG GTGGCGAGGACAGCGAGGCCAGGGAGCGTGACGAGATCCGCCATGACAGAAGGAAAGAGAGGCAGCACGACAGGAACATTTCCAGAGCTGCTCCCGATAAGAG GTCGAAGCTGCAGAGAGATCAGGACAGGGACGTCAGTGAGCTCATCGCTCTGGGCAAGCCCAACCCTCGTTCCTCCAGCGAGGCGCAGTATGACCAGAGACTCTTCAATCAGAGCAAG GGTATGGACAGTGGCTTTGCTGGTGGTGAAGATGAGACGTACAACGTGTATGACCAGCCTTTCCGCAGTGGCAGAGATATGGCCTCTAACATCTACAGGCCCAGCAAGAATATAGACAAAGATGCTTACGCAGATGATTTGGACTCACTCATGCACAACAACAG GTTTGCCCCAGACAAAGAGTTCTCAGGCGCCGACCACGGGCAGAGGCGCGAAGGACCTGTTCAGTTTGAGGAGGATCCCTTCGGTCTGGATAAATTTTTGGAGCAAGCCAAGCAGCACGGCGGCTCTAAGAGGCCATCCACTAGCAACCGCTCCAAGGATGACTACCACGACAAGAAGCGCAGGAAGGAGTGA